A single Aspergillus puulaauensis MK2 DNA, chromosome 7, nearly complete sequence DNA region contains:
- a CDS encoding uncharacterized protein (COG:S;~EggNog:ENOG410PPE7;~InterPro:IPR018613,IPR040233), protein MPLFPMGTGIQNDQLSIGDDAKAPSPAIPRATQIKNRRKRYLDLHPEYFSADLELADPLLYDRLIRRFQTPAEREAEGRAKGFSGVLQADLIRSEAKMDALNHPDPHAMFTYARGPNGEILAEDVDEIPGSKEEGKKAWEWEMTMRFLRGEDSDFDYTVVDDNEEFDDLQEEQERYFDDEEPEWVVEGEGDMRARLQGETGVQDF, encoded by the exons ATGCCTCTCTTTCCAATGGGCACGGGCATCCAGAACGACCAACTCTCTATCGGAGATGATGCCAAAGCCCCATCCCCCGCGATTCCACGCGCAACCCAGATCAAAAACCGCCGCAAGCGCTATCTAGACCTTCATCCAGAGTATTTCTCTGCAGACCTCGAGCTAGCCG ACCCGTTACTCTACGACCGCCTGATACGCCGATTCCAGACACCTGCGGAGCGCGAAGCTGAGGGTCGCGCAAAAGGATTCTCTGGCGTCCTACAGGCAGATCTGATCCGATCCGAGGCGAAAATGGACGCGTTGAATCACCCTGATCCCCACGCGATGTTTACCTATGCTCGTGGTCCGAATGGGGAGAtcctggcggaggatgtcgacgagATACCTGGAAgcaaggaggaggggaagaaggcgtGGGAATGGGAGATGACGATGCGGTTTCTAAGAGGGGAGGATTCAGACTTTGATTATACAGTTGTGGATGACAATGAGGAATTTGATGATTTgcaggaagagcaggagcGGTATttcgacgatgaggagccggagtgggtggttgagggtgagggtgataTGAGAGCGCGTCTGCAGGGGGAGACTGGGGTTCAGGATTTTTGA
- a CDS encoding spermidine synthase (COG:S;~EggNog:ENOG410PGY6;~InterPro:IPR029063;~PFAM:PF01564;~TransMembrane:5 (i20-41o47-64i76-94o106-130i184-208o)) — MAPFRSIYQQDTTRQLAVGAALLVLAAFYSVVFLLTLAPVYGSAPSHIFHGYGIGIAGVAGWFAKNIVHHLSRRNAVYAVPVLAFWLPVLQYFITQQTSALGNPAGPIITEIFGLYPLIFLSVASAGKLVQSGLDLNRHGDLVAEHIPLLGSYVVYSAGEHLVKAFLSKFIGSTVLLSRAGLQILVPVLYAAAVPSKLLLLAIPSLLFSLTSNEHLPLGYTTRALNSALVEDGFALLDRQDSTTGYVSVLDNLEDGFRVMRCDHSLLGGQWVKKRHNYNPPAVKDPIYAVFTMLEAVRLVETAHGTPRVDAGSNALVIGLGIGTTPGALISHGIDTTIVEIDSVVHKFAGQYFGLPSNHTAVIDDARAFVQKSQKSSSPKQYDYIVHDVFTGGAEPVELFTHEFISGLHALLKDDGVIAINYAGDISLYPTGLSIRTIKSIFPTCRLYREETDSEIGMDFTNMVIFCTKDALTPLTFRDPEPADFLGSRFRARYLVPRHEVDAARFETVEQGGKRILYDKGVGALHKFQDRTALEHWKIMRTVLPDRVWEGW, encoded by the exons ATGGCCCCGTTTAGGAGCATTTACCAGCAAGATACGACCAGGCAGCTGGCGGTCGGTGCGGCCCTGTTGGTCCTTGCTGCATTCTACTCGGTCGTTTTTCTGTTGACTCTGGCTCCTGTATATGGGTCGGCCCCGTCCCATATCTTCCACGGCTACGGAATCGGAATCGCAGGTGTAGCGGGGTGGTTTGCGAAGAACATTGTCCATCATTTGTCCCGCCGGAACGCTGTCTATGCTGTTCCCGTCCTGGCCTTTTGGCTGCCTGTGCTACAGTACTTTATCACTCAGCAGACCTCGGCGCTCGGGAACCCTGCTGGGCCCATCATTACAGAGATATTTGGTTTATATCCTCTAATCTTTCTTTCTGTGGCCAGCGCTGGTAAGCTGGTGCAGTCCGGTCTGGACCTCAATCGACACGGTGATCTAGTGGCAGAGCACATTCCCCTGCTTGGCTCCTACGTCGTCTATTCTGCTGGCGAACATCTGGTCAAAGCATTTCTCTCCAAGTTCATTGGATCGACTGTTTTGCTCAGTCGCGCCGGCCTTCAGATCTTGGTCCCGGTTCTATATGCTGCTGCAGTCCCATCAAAGCTCCTACTCTTGGCTATTCcatcccttctcttctctctcacCTCCAACGAGCACCTGCCATTGGGATATACGACTAGAGCTCTCAACTCTGCTCTTGTCGAGGATGGTTTCGCCCTCTTGGACCGTCAAGATTCCACGACCGGCTACGTCTCCGTTTTGGACAATCTCGAGGATGGCTTCCGCGTTATGAGGTGCGATCACAGTCTTCTCGGAGGCCAATGGGTCAAGAAGCGCCACAACTACAACCCTCCGGCCGTGAAAGACCCCATTTACGCAGTATTTACCATGCTCGAGGCCGTCCGCCTTGTTGAGACAGCGCACGGTACTCCCCGCGTAGACGCCGGAAGCAATGCCCTCGTCAT TGGTCTCGGAATCGGAACGACACCAGGCGCGTTAATCAGCCATGGCATCGACACCACAATCGTCGAGATTGACTCCGTCGTCCACAAGTTCGCAGGCCAGTACTTCGGCCTGCCATCCAACCACACCGCCGTCATCGACGACGCCCGCGCCTTCGTCCAAAAGAGCCAGAAATCCTCTTCCCCGAAGCAATATGACTACATCGTCCACGACGTCTTCACCGGCGGCGCTGAGCCCGTCGAGCTCTTCACACATGAGTTCATCAGCGGTCTCCATGCCCTTCTGAAGGACGACGGAGTCATTGCCATC AACTACGCCGGCGACATAAGCCTCTACCCAACCGGCCTCTCTATCCGAACTATAAAATCCATATTCCCAACCTGCCGCCTCTACCGCGAAGAAACCGACTCCGAAATCGGGATGGACTTTACCAACATGGTCATCTTCTGCACCAAGGATGCTCTGACCCCGCTGACGTTCCGAGACCCCGAACCGGCTGATTTCCTGGGTAGTCGGTTCCGCGCTCGGTATCTTGTTCCGAGACATGAGGTTGACGCGGCGAGGTTTGAGACTGTGGAGCAGGGTGGTAAGAGGATTTTGTATGATAAGGGCGTTGGGGCGTTGCATAAGTTTCAAGATCGGACTGCATTGGAGCATTGGAAAATTATGAGGACTGTGTTGCCAGATAGGGTCTGGGAGGGGTGGTAA